The proteins below come from a single Candidatus Edwardsbacteria bacterium genomic window:
- a CDS encoding NAD(P)H-dependent glycerol-3-phosphate dehydrogenase has translation MTVRNKKKGAAVLGAGNWGTTLAVMLAEKGYAVRLWEFRAEAARKIQQQRENQEFLPGIPLPYNISVGSDVEKTLADNQVVFWALPSQVLRSVCRNLSPLLGDDRLLVSAIKGIEVSSLMRCSQVLEQELGPKASRLAVLSGPNIAPEIARHVPSTTVVAAKYPGDAKEVQEMLRSPYFRVYTGDDIIGLELGGSLKNIIAIAGGIIDGLGLGANTKGALLTRGLAEITRLGVALGARPDTFAGLSGMGDLITTCFSQQSRNRSVGQQIGQGRKLGDILKQMSMVAEGVETTKAAHRLAQKHGIEMPITQQMYRVLFEDKDPAEALKDLMGRDAKAELW, from the coding sequence ATGACGGTACGGAACAAAAAAAAGGGGGCCGCGGTCCTGGGAGCCGGCAACTGGGGCACCACCCTGGCGGTGATGCTGGCCGAGAAAGGATATGCTGTCCGCCTCTGGGAGTTTCGGGCCGAGGCGGCCAGGAAGATCCAGCAGCAGAGGGAGAACCAAGAGTTTCTGCCGGGCATTCCCCTGCCGTATAACATCTCGGTCGGCTCCGATGTTGAAAAAACCTTAGCTGATAACCAGGTTGTTTTCTGGGCGCTGCCCTCACAAGTATTGCGTTCCGTCTGCCGGAATCTCTCGCCGCTTCTGGGGGACGATCGGCTGCTGGTAAGCGCCATCAAGGGGATAGAGGTGTCCAGCCTGATGCGCTGTTCCCAGGTGCTGGAGCAGGAACTGGGGCCAAAAGCTTCCCGGCTGGCGGTGCTGTCAGGGCCGAATATAGCGCCCGAGATCGCCCGGCATGTTCCCAGCACCACGGTGGTGGCCGCCAAATACCCGGGGGATGCCAAGGAAGTGCAGGAGATGCTGCGGTCGCCCTATTTCCGGGTGTATACCGGGGATGACATCATCGGACTGGAGCTGGGCGGCTCGCTGAAGAACATCATCGCCATCGCCGGCGGGATAATAGACGGGCTGGGCCTGGGGGCCAACACCAAGGGGGCATTGCTGACCCGCGGCTTGGCTGAGATCACCCGGCTGGGGGTGGCGCTGGGGGCCAGGCCGGATACCTTTGCCGGGTTGTCCGGAATGGGGGACCTGATCACCACCTGCTTCAGCCAGCAGAGCCGCAACCGCTCGGTGGGCCAGCAGATCGGGCAGGGGCGAAAACTGGGCGATATCCTAAAACAGATGTCAATGGTGGCCGAGGGGGTGGAGACCACCAAAGCCGCCCACCGGCTGGCCCAAAAGCACGGCATAGAGATGCCCATCACCCAGCAGATGTATCGGGTGCTGTTCGAGGATAAGGATCCGGCCGAGGCCTTAAAAGATCTGATGGGGCGGGATGCCAAGGCGGAACTATGGTGA